GAATAAGAGTTTTGTTAAGTTAAATTTTGACAGTTCATGGTTGGGAACAAGGCGGCGGCGGAATTTGTCTTAAGGAATCATAATAGGCAGTTTATTGGAGATGACTTCTTAAATCTGGATGGTGCTACTATTTCTGAAGTAGAGGCTAGGACTCTCAGAGAGGGCTTTCTTTTTGCTCAAAGGAAGGGCTATACTAAGATTATGGTTGAAGGTGACTCTAAGTTGGTCATTCAGTCAGTGTTGGACCGAGATGCAACGTCATGGAATTTGGTTCCTATTATTGAACATATCAAGTGGACAACGACCAATTTTGATTGCATTGACTGGAAACATATTTTTAGAGAGGCTAACTTTGTGGCAGATGCCTTTGCTCGCTAAGGCCGTCTTCTTATTGATTATCATATTTGGGATCATTGTATT
This Pyrus communis chromosome 6, drPyrComm1.1, whole genome shotgun sequence DNA region includes the following protein-coding sequences:
- the LOC137736384 gene encoding uncharacterized protein, whose protein sequence is MVGNKAAAEFVLRNHNRQFIGDDFLNLDGATISEVEARTLREGFLFAQRKGYTKIMVEGDSKLVIQSVLDRDATSWNLVPIIEHIKWTTTNFDCIDWKHIFREANFVADAFAR